From a region of the Arachis ipaensis cultivar K30076 chromosome B09, Araip1.1, whole genome shotgun sequence genome:
- the LOC107616279 gene encoding uncharacterized protein LOC107616279, with product MQLKQGQMTIAEYTSKFEELCRFSRICQDAPEDFAEWKCIKYEGGLRSDILSFVAPMEIRVFSELVNKSRVAEDCVRKVAAEKGSLRVPFQRPSGRNFTPRGRNFKRGGFVPQQTQGHGNYRRLNTNASQGKRFGKQPQQDLNCQKCGKYHPGVSCRLGLGVCYSCGQPGHIASNCPEKKKYETGRV from the coding sequence atgcagTTAAAGCAGGGACAAATGACTATTGCTGAGTATACTAGcaaatttgaggagttatgtcgcttttctcgtatctgtcaagatgcgcctgaagattttgctgaatggaagtgtattaaatatgagggaggtcttcggagcgatattctgagcttcgttgccccaatggagattagggtgttttctgaattggtgaataagagtagggtggctgaggATTGTGTGAGGAAGGTGGCAGCAGAGAAAGGAAGTTTGAGGGTGCCTTTTCAGAGGCCTTCAGGGAGGAACTTTACTCCGAGAGGTAGGAATTTCAAGCGTGGAGGCTTTGTTCCGCAGCAGACTCAGGGTCACGGTAATTACAGAAGGCTGAATACTAATGCTAGTCAaggaaaaaggtttgggaagcagccacaGCAAGATCTGAATTGTCAGAAGTGCGGAAAGTATCATCCTGGAGTTTCGTGCAGACTAGGACTTGGAGTGTGCTATTCCTGTGGACAGCCCGGGCATATAGCCAGTAATTGCCCTgagaagaagaagtatgagaCTGGTAGGGTGTAG